One genomic region from Chthonomonas calidirosea T49 encodes:
- a CDS encoding D-glycero-alpha-D-manno-heptose-1,7-bisphosphate 7-phosphatase, with the protein MVDRKSLYGGKIQEFIGCAVEERNVVIKRAVFLDRDGVLSVEGGDYVTRPELLRVLPRVGEAIGRLNRADFRVIIVTNQSAVGRGLMTVGDLEEVHARLRAEIASEGGRIDAVYFCPHRPEEGCSCRKPAPGMLLRAAEEYDIELPRSYMVGDSPKDIAAGAAVGSRTVLVLSGHTRAYEPSRFAAPQPECVCADLWNAVEWILSVEAADSGS; encoded by the coding sequence ATGGTTGACCGAAAATCGCTCTATGGCGGTAAGATACAGGAGTTTATCGGTTGTGCAGTAGAAGAGAGGAATGTGGTGATAAAGAGAGCGGTTTTTTTGGATAGAGATGGGGTTCTAAGCGTAGAAGGCGGCGACTACGTAACCCGTCCTGAGTTGCTTAGAGTGTTGCCAAGGGTAGGCGAGGCGATTGGACGTCTAAACCGGGCTGATTTTAGAGTTATCATTGTCACCAACCAATCTGCTGTAGGACGGGGATTAATGACGGTAGGCGATTTAGAGGAAGTCCATGCGCGGCTACGGGCAGAAATTGCCTCGGAGGGCGGTAGGATAGACGCGGTCTATTTCTGCCCTCACCGTCCAGAAGAGGGGTGCTCCTGTCGCAAACCAGCCCCGGGAATGCTCTTGCGTGCTGCAGAAGAGTACGATATTGAACTTCCACGAAGCTATATGGTAGGCGATTCTCCAAAGGACATCGCAGCCGGGGCGGCGGTGGGCAGTCGAACCGTGCTCGTTTTAAGTGGGCACACGCGAGCCTACGAGCCATCTCGTTTTGCCGCGCCGCAACCCGAATGTGTCTGCGCCGATCTATGGAACGCCGTCGAGTGGATACTTTCAGTAGAGGCTGCCGATTCCGGTTCCTAA
- a CDS encoding aminotransferase class I/II-fold pyridoxal phosphate-dependent enzyme, with protein MAIARGTSPKRPLNRVIASCPPSGIRRFFDIASQMEGVISLGVGEPDFVTPQSIREAGIRALEEGHTSYTGNSGLPKLREGICSLLERRHGVRYDPESECLITVGVSEALDLALRVLINPGDEVIVPTPCYVAYEPCIQFAGGVAVTIPTYMEEGFRLDPGRVEAAITSKTKAILIASPANPTGATQSRENLIRLVEIAHQYDLYIISDEIYERLTYEGEPTCVGALPLARERTVVLNGFSKSHAMTGWRVGYACGPEPILRLMTRVHQYTMLCASHISQLAAIEAIENGDSAVEAMVADYDKRRRIFVEGLNQIGLDCLMPQGAFYTFPSIKRYGLTSEEFAERLLQEERVAVVPGTAFGVAGEGHIRCSYATALTKIEEALERMERFLRRLENAR; from the coding sequence ATGGCCATAGCGCGTGGAACATCACCCAAAAGACCGTTGAATCGAGTGATCGCCAGTTGCCCGCCCTCTGGAATTCGTCGGTTCTTTGATATCGCGAGCCAGATGGAGGGGGTGATCTCATTGGGGGTAGGCGAGCCAGATTTTGTGACACCGCAATCTATTCGTGAAGCCGGAATCCGCGCTCTCGAGGAGGGGCACACCTCTTACACGGGCAACAGCGGTTTACCAAAGCTGCGGGAAGGCATTTGTAGCCTATTAGAGCGGCGGCACGGTGTGCGTTACGACCCGGAAAGCGAGTGCTTGATTACGGTTGGGGTGTCGGAAGCGCTGGATTTGGCGTTACGGGTGTTGATCAACCCAGGGGATGAGGTGATCGTGCCTACGCCATGCTATGTGGCCTATGAGCCGTGCATTCAGTTTGCCGGCGGCGTAGCGGTGACGATCCCGACCTACATGGAGGAAGGATTTCGATTAGACCCGGGGCGCGTGGAAGCCGCCATAACATCAAAGACCAAAGCCATTCTTATCGCCTCTCCGGCCAATCCAACGGGTGCGACGCAGTCACGAGAGAACCTGATTCGACTTGTTGAGATCGCCCACCAGTACGATCTCTATATTATTTCAGATGAGATCTATGAGCGTCTCACCTATGAAGGCGAGCCGACCTGTGTGGGAGCATTGCCATTAGCGCGGGAGCGAACGGTGGTATTGAATGGCTTTTCCAAGAGCCATGCGATGACAGGGTGGCGTGTAGGGTACGCCTGTGGCCCCGAACCTATTCTACGCTTGATGACCCGAGTGCATCAGTACACGATGCTTTGTGCAAGTCACATCTCTCAACTTGCAGCTATCGAGGCTATCGAGAACGGCGACTCTGCTGTGGAGGCCATGGTGGCCGATTACGATAAGCGGCGACGTATTTTCGTGGAGGGGCTAAACCAGATCGGGCTCGATTGTCTCATGCCTCAGGGAGCCTTTTACACGTTTCCTTCCATTAAGCGCTATGGGCTTACGAGTGAGGAGTTTGCTGAGCGATTATTACAAGAGGAGCGCGTGGCGGTGGTGCCAGGAACTGCCTTTGGGGTTGCAGGAGAAGGGCACATACGCTGCTCCTATGCTACGGCGTTAACGAAAATAGAGGAGGCACTTGAGCGAATGGAACGATTTTTACGGCGTTTGGAGAACGCCAGATGA
- a CDS encoding sulfatase, producing MNVLLIVIDTLRADHLGCYGYPLATSPNIDRLAAQGARFTHCFAPGIPTTPAHTTIYTGLHPISHNIVCHGGQVDLDRKIPVLPELLQQANYTTAAVDNLYDIKPWLARGYEFYINPSFRHKLRLLVSCEEINARAIPWLRQHKTESFFLFLHYWEPHAPYLPPQRYRMFYPPDKDPFSGPDTMERVRCQPIWGMFHDIWFKKLGPVRDVNYISSLYDAEIRHVDEGIGQLLDALAEENLEQNTLVILTGDHGESLTEHDIYFDHHGLYDQTIHVPLIMRHPQYIRPNMVISEMVQHLDIAPTILSAAGAEPPPHMEGRSFWQPLVENRPLQGWDRIISCENTWQSKWALRTRNHKLILARRPDRHGMPPLELYDLVQDPAESQNLADSHVNEAQTLQEELECWISQELARLNRTEDPILAQPISLGQKWDAWVRIGQEPQ from the coding sequence ATGAATGTTCTTTTGATCGTCATAGATACCCTTCGAGCAGACCACCTCGGTTGTTATGGCTACCCACTCGCTACTTCGCCCAACATAGACCGCCTTGCTGCACAGGGTGCACGCTTCACGCACTGCTTCGCACCGGGCATTCCTACTACCCCTGCACATACCACCATCTATACTGGCCTTCACCCTATTAGCCATAACATCGTTTGCCACGGTGGTCAAGTAGACCTCGATCGCAAAATTCCCGTGTTACCCGAATTACTTCAGCAGGCTAACTATACTACCGCAGCTGTAGATAACCTGTACGACATAAAACCTTGGCTTGCCCGCGGTTACGAGTTCTATATTAACCCTAGCTTCCGTCACAAACTGCGACTGCTTGTATCTTGCGAGGAGATCAACGCGCGGGCTATCCCCTGGCTACGTCAACATAAAACAGAATCGTTCTTCCTGTTCCTCCACTATTGGGAGCCACATGCTCCTTACCTGCCCCCCCAACGTTATAGGATGTTTTACCCACCAGATAAAGACCCTTTCTCAGGCCCTGATACAATGGAGCGGGTAAGATGTCAGCCAATTTGGGGCATGTTTCACGACATCTGGTTTAAAAAATTAGGCCCTGTTCGCGACGTAAACTATATCTCCTCTCTTTACGATGCCGAAATACGCCATGTGGACGAGGGCATCGGCCAACTTCTAGACGCGCTTGCCGAAGAAAATCTCGAGCAAAACACACTCGTTATCCTTACCGGCGACCACGGCGAAAGCCTTACCGAACACGATATCTACTTTGATCACCATGGGCTCTACGATCAGACCATCCACGTCCCTCTCATTATGCGCCATCCACAGTATATTAGGCCGAACATGGTTATTTCAGAGATGGTTCAGCATCTAGACATAGCACCTACCATACTCTCCGCTGCGGGAGCAGAGCCGCCGCCCCACATGGAGGGAAGAAGCTTTTGGCAACCCCTCGTTGAAAACCGTCCTCTCCAGGGGTGGGATCGAATTATTAGCTGCGAAAACACTTGGCAATCGAAGTGGGCACTTCGCACCCGAAACCATAAGCTGATCCTAGCCCGCCGCCCCGACCGACACGGCATGCCACCTCTCGAGCTGTACGATCTCGTCCAAGACCCGGCAGAATCTCAGAATCTGGCCGACTCCCATGTGAACGAAGCTCAAACACTGCAAGAGGAATTAGAGTGCTGGATCTCTCAGGAACTCGCTCGACTCAACCGTACAGAAGACCCCATCCTTGCTCAGCCTATCTCGCTCGGTCAAAAATGGGACGCATGGGTACGTATTGGCCAAGAGCCCCAATAG